From Cellvibrio zantedeschiae, the proteins below share one genomic window:
- a CDS encoding TetR/AcrR family transcriptional regulator, whose translation MHPDHYQFMGPETTRSRILQAAHEEIYEHGFQGLRIDAVLKRTGLAKGALYHYFPTKFALGYAVVDEVILGYFHFNWGTLLDSSHDPLLAMKGFFKRKCDDIESGECPNGCPLTNLVQEMSVIDEGFHQRLKAVMMNIVGVVSLALQQGQADGIVRKDIDPQRISAFLLSSYQGIMGTAKCMQSMDLAKDLFGSLCDYVDTLRCK comes from the coding sequence ATGCATCCAGACCATTATCAATTTATGGGGCCAGAAACAACCCGCTCACGTATTTTGCAAGCAGCTCATGAAGAAATCTATGAGCACGGTTTTCAGGGGTTACGCATTGATGCAGTGTTAAAGCGCACCGGTTTGGCCAAGGGCGCGCTCTATCATTATTTCCCCACTAAATTTGCGTTGGGCTATGCAGTAGTCGATGAGGTCATCCTCGGGTATTTCCATTTTAATTGGGGAACCTTGCTTGATTCGTCTCATGACCCATTGCTGGCGATGAAAGGTTTTTTCAAGCGGAAGTGTGATGACATTGAATCTGGCGAATGCCCTAATGGATGTCCGCTTACCAATTTGGTGCAAGAAATGTCGGTGATTGATGAAGGATTTCATCAGCGCTTAAAAGCCGTCATGATGAATATTGTGGGTGTGGTATCCCTCGCGTTACAGCAAGGGCAAGCGGATGGCATTGTGCGTAAAGATATAGATCCGCAACGTATTTCTGCATTTTTATTAAGTAGCTACCAAGGTATAATGGGCACCGCAAAATGCATGCAGTCTATGGATTTGG